A section of the Quatrionicoccus australiensis genome encodes:
- a CDS encoding flagellar brake protein: MSQLAQLSEAEIEERFHIVSASAIQFMLAGFVRERESFSVQFGANRETFQTILLAVQADKDRLVFDCSGSPETNRRFLDSDHIVFMARPGGIQVHFSAAAAIDVNFEGAKAFAVKLPKTIARLQRREYFRIETPRIRPLELFARLPGDALFKCPLHDISVSGIGLSASSVPDGLAVGDVLQNCRLVLPEDPHDLLFSVTVRNIIELEARASVPQFRIGLQFNNLSTGDANRIQRYISRLEHERRELA, encoded by the coding sequence CTTGCCCAACTCTCCGAAGCGGAAATCGAAGAACGCTTTCATATCGTCAGCGCCTCCGCCATCCAGTTCATGCTGGCCGGTTTCGTGCGCGAGCGCGAGTCGTTCAGCGTCCAGTTCGGTGCCAATCGCGAAACCTTCCAGACCATCCTGCTCGCCGTTCAGGCCGACAAGGATCGCCTGGTCTTCGATTGCTCGGGCAGTCCGGAAACCAACCGGCGTTTCCTCGACAGCGACCACATCGTTTTCATGGCCAGGCCCGGCGGCATCCAGGTGCATTTCAGCGCCGCCGCGGCGATTGACGTCAATTTCGAAGGGGCGAAGGCATTTGCCGTCAAGCTGCCGAAAACAATCGCCCGCCTGCAGCGCCGCGAATATTTCCGGATCGAGACGCCGCGTATCCGGCCGCTCGAACTGTTTGCCCGCCTGCCCGGTGATGCGCTGTTCAAGTGCCCGCTGCACGACATTTCGGTGTCCGGCATCGGCCTGAGCGCGAGCAGCGTGCCGGATGGCCTGGCGGTCGGCGACGTGTTGCAGAACTGTCGCCTGGTCCTGCCGGAAGATCCGCACGACCTGCTCTTCTCGGTGACTGTCCGCAATATCATCGAACTCGAAGCGCGCGCCAGCGTGCCACAGTTCCGCATCGGCCTGCAGTTCAACAACCTGTCGACCGGTGACGCCAACCGCATCCAGCGCTACATCTCGCGCCTCGAACACGAGCGTCGCGAACTTGCCTGA
- a CDS encoding ABC transporter permease has protein sequence MKNLKNFLYGCIVPVLLLVLWEAGSRLGLFSEVLLPSPTAVAIKWWAYLLPLQPQEAGQSYLAWLVSGEMLHDAYSSLFRVVAGFVIGAALALPLGLLMGASPRIYELFNPLMQILRPIPPIAYIPLAILWFGLGNPPSFFLIAIGAFFPVLMNTIAGVRQVDGIYLRAARNLGVNQWTMFTRVILPAATPYILAGVRIGIGTAFIVVIVSEMIAVNDGLGFRILEAREFMWSDKIIAGMITIGLLGLAIDSAVSRLNNHLLRWHRGLEH, from the coding sequence ATGAAAAACCTCAAGAATTTCCTGTACGGGTGCATCGTTCCCGTCCTGCTGCTCGTCCTCTGGGAAGCCGGCTCGCGTCTCGGCCTCTTCTCGGAGGTGCTGCTGCCCTCGCCGACCGCGGTCGCGATCAAGTGGTGGGCCTACCTGCTGCCGCTGCAGCCGCAGGAAGCCGGCCAGAGCTACCTGGCCTGGCTGGTCTCCGGCGAGATGCTGCATGACGCCTACTCCAGCCTGTTCCGCGTCGTTGCCGGCTTCGTCATCGGCGCCGCGCTGGCCCTGCCGCTCGGCCTGCTGATGGGCGCCAGCCCGCGCATCTACGAGCTGTTCAATCCCTTGATGCAGATCCTGCGGCCGATCCCGCCGATCGCCTACATTCCGCTGGCGATCCTCTGGTTCGGCCTGGGCAATCCGCCGTCCTTCTTCCTGATCGCGATCGGCGCCTTCTTCCCGGTGCTGATGAACACCATCGCCGGTGTGCGCCAGGTGGACGGCATCTATCTGCGGGCGGCGCGCAACCTCGGCGTCAACCAATGGACGATGTTCACGCGCGTCATCCTGCCCGCCGCGACGCCCTACATCCTGGCCGGCGTGCGCATCGGCATCGGTACCGCCTTCATCGTCGTGATCGTCTCCGAGATGATCGCGGTCAATGACGGCCTCGGTTTCCGCATCCTCGAAGCGCGCGAGTTCATGTGGTCGGACAAGATCATCGCCGGCATGATCACCATCGGCCTCCTCGGCCTCGCCATCGACTCGGCGGTCAGCCGCCTCAACAATCATCTGCTGCGCTGGCACCGCGGCCTGGAGCACTGA
- a CDS encoding sensor histidine kinase has product MNPEPPPTAGRNRRTLLLLGAAVGLCLLLGWLAYRLFFGIYLANDRQLSAQRLDAFARSLEATLARHESLPGLLALDPSLAALLREPRNPQRIAAANAYLEAAQQGAAVSVTFLIDAHGETLAASNWQLPRSFVGHNYAFRPYFRDALKDGLGRFYGVGVTTGEPGYFLAAPVRAAGKVLGVIVLKLSLDSMEQALAGAGDTLLLADADGVVFLSSERRLRYRTLAPLPEAVSARLAETRQYGTQPVTPLAAQAILPAANGQPLRLALPGEMARERLIHSRPVGGQGWQVVQLGDPGEARAAALGAASAVVFAAAFLLGLAAHFRHRARRREELRRVYGELEERIAERTADLTEQIAALESTKAILRETRDAAVQAGKLATLGQMSAGISHELNQPLAALQTLADNARALLARGRHDEVGENLQLISELVDRTGRIVRQLKSFARKEAATPQAVTITSAIEHALLIVEPRRREIAARIEITPPATDLLALAEAGRLEQVLVNLLRNGLDAMAGQPEPVLEVSANRHGERVSIHVRDHGAGLADEVRTHLFEPFYTTKPAGEGLGLGLAISLTIVESYGGTLGAHNAPDGGAVFVLTLPAAGEPDAPSDP; this is encoded by the coding sequence GTGAATCCCGAACCGCCCCCCACCGCCGGCCGCAACCGCCGCACCCTGCTCCTGCTCGGTGCGGCGGTCGGCCTCTGCCTGCTGCTCGGCTGGCTGGCCTACCGCCTGTTTTTCGGCATCTATCTGGCCAATGACCGGCAACTGTCGGCGCAGCGCCTCGATGCCTTCGCGCGCTCGCTCGAAGCGACGCTGGCCCGCCACGAATCGCTGCCCGGCCTGCTCGCCCTCGACCCGTCACTCGCCGCATTACTGCGCGAACCGCGCAACCCGCAACGCATCGCCGCTGCCAACGCCTATCTCGAAGCGGCCCAGCAGGGCGCCGCGGTCAGCGTCACCTTCCTGATCGATGCCCACGGCGAGACGCTGGCGGCCAGCAACTGGCAGTTGCCGCGCAGTTTCGTCGGCCACAACTACGCTTTCCGCCCCTATTTCCGCGATGCGCTGAAGGACGGCCTCGGCCGTTTCTATGGTGTCGGCGTCACCACCGGCGAGCCCGGCTATTTCCTCGCCGCGCCGGTGCGCGCAGCCGGCAAGGTGCTTGGCGTGATCGTCCTCAAGCTCTCCCTCGACAGCATGGAACAGGCCCTGGCCGGCGCCGGCGACACCCTGCTGCTGGCCGATGCCGACGGCGTCGTCTTCCTGTCTTCGGAGCGCCGCCTGCGCTACCGCACACTGGCGCCCTTGCCCGAGGCAGTCAGCGCGCGCCTCGCCGAAACGCGCCAGTACGGCACGCAGCCGGTGACGCCGCTCGCGGCGCAGGCAATTTTGCCCGCTGCGAACGGTCAACCGCTACGCCTCGCCCTGCCTGGCGAAATGGCGCGCGAACGCCTGATCCACAGCCGCCCGGTCGGCGGCCAGGGCTGGCAGGTGGTACAGCTCGGCGACCCCGGCGAGGCCCGTGCCGCGGCACTTGGCGCGGCCAGCGCCGTCGTTTTTGCCGCCGCCTTCCTGCTCGGCCTGGCCGCCCACTTCCGCCACCGCGCCCGGCGCCGCGAGGAATTGCGCCGCGTCTATGGCGAACTTGAGGAACGCATCGCCGAGCGCACCGCCGACCTCACCGAACAGATCGCTGCCCTCGAAAGCACCAAGGCCATCCTGCGTGAAACGCGCGACGCCGCCGTGCAGGCCGGCAAGCTCGCGACGCTGGGCCAGATGTCGGCCGGCATCAGCCACGAACTGAACCAGCCGCTCGCTGCGCTGCAAACCCTGGCCGACAACGCACGCGCCCTGCTCGCCCGCGGCCGCCACGATGAAGTCGGCGAAAACCTGCAGCTGATCAGCGAGCTGGTGGACCGCACCGGGCGCATCGTGCGCCAGTTGAAGAGTTTTGCCCGCAAGGAAGCGGCGACGCCGCAGGCGGTCACCATCACCAGCGCGATAGAGCACGCCCTGCTCATCGTCGAGCCGCGCCGGCGGGAAATCGCCGCCCGCATCGAAATCACGCCGCCGGCCACCGATCTTCTCGCACTGGCCGAAGCCGGCCGCCTCGAACAGGTGCTGGTCAATCTGCTGCGCAACGGCCTCGACGCCATGGCCGGCCAGCCCGAACCCGTGCTTGAAGTCAGCGCCAACCGCCATGGCGAACGCGTCAGCATCCATGTTCGCGACCACGGCGCGGGCCTGGCCGACGAAGTGCGTACTCACCTATTCGAACCTTTCTACACCACCAAGCCGGCCGGCGAAGGCCTCGGTCTCGGCCTGGCCATTTCACTGACCATCGTCGAAAGTTACGGCGGCACGCTGGGCGCGCACAATGCGCCGGATGGCGGCGCCGTGTTCGTTCTGACGCTGCCCGCCGCAGGAGAACCCGATGCCCCATCTGACCCTTGA
- a CDS encoding ABC transporter substrate-binding protein: protein MTHNQPKLACLALAFAFATPLAAQAQTPDVVRLGNLKFAHYGAVSYMKEACGKYNLKVEERMFAKGPDIMPAIVAGEIDIAALASDGAISGRANGVPIYTVAGFAKGGARIVAGIDTGIKSIADLKGKKVGVTRGGAHELLLYAELEKAGLSWSDKPGKDVQIVFLAFADLNQALAAKQIDAMNQSEPQSSQAINKKFGVEIMKPYTTKMGEPVRLLVMTEKMYGEKKDVAQRLMKCFVETTALFNSDPNLAEKYVRESMFKGQITSQDFRDAMDNADYTYDVTLEHIDVTTDFMQKYGVGRMQKPPKAAEWVKLDLLQKAKTELKVK, encoded by the coding sequence CCTTCGCTTTTGCCACCCCGCTCGCCGCCCAGGCGCAGACGCCCGATGTCGTCCGCCTCGGCAATCTGAAGTTCGCGCATTACGGCGCCGTCTCTTACATGAAGGAGGCCTGCGGCAAGTACAACCTCAAGGTCGAGGAACGCATGTTCGCCAAGGGCCCGGACATCATGCCGGCGATCGTCGCCGGCGAAATCGACATCGCGGCGCTCGCTTCCGACGGCGCCATCTCCGGCCGCGCCAACGGCGTGCCGATCTACACCGTCGCCGGTTTTGCCAAGGGCGGCGCACGCATCGTCGCCGGCATCGATACCGGCATCAAGAGCATTGCCGACCTCAAGGGCAAGAAAGTCGGCGTCACGCGTGGCGGCGCGCATGAGCTGCTGCTCTACGCGGAGCTGGAAAAAGCCGGCCTGAGCTGGTCCGACAAGCCGGGCAAGGACGTGCAGATCGTCTTCCTCGCCTTCGCCGACCTCAACCAGGCGCTCGCCGCCAAGCAGATCGACGCGATGAACCAGTCCGAGCCGCAATCCTCGCAGGCGATCAACAAGAAGTTCGGCGTCGAGATTATGAAGCCCTACACCACGAAGATGGGCGAGCCGGTGCGCCTGCTGGTGATGACCGAGAAGATGTACGGCGAGAAGAAGGACGTCGCACAGCGCCTGATGAAGTGCTTCGTCGAAACCACCGCATTGTTCAACAGCGACCCCAACCTGGCTGAGAAGTATGTGCGCGAGTCCATGTTCAAGGGCCAGATCACCTCGCAGGATTTCCGCGATGCGATGGACAACGCCGACTACACCTACGACGTGACGCTCGAGCACATCGACGTCACCACCGACTTCATGCAGAAATACGGCGTCGGCCGCATGCAGAAGCCACCCAAGGCGGCCGAGTGGGTCAAGCTCGACCTGCTGCAGAAGGCCAAGACCGAACTCAAGGTGAAGTGA
- a CDS encoding sigma-54-dependent transcriptional regulator — MADFPVFLVEDDAAVRKGCEQALSIADIPVRAFADAEKLLAALATATPALVVSDVRLPGRDGLTLLRELRQHDRELPVLLMTGHGDVAMAVEAMREGAYDFIEKPFPSERLVAAVRSALEKRALLRENRQLKERLGSGSQIIGQSPAMQQVRQLVGTLAPTGVDILINGETGCGKEVVARAIHDASGRRGPFVAINCGALPETVFESELFGHEAGAFTGAGKRRIGRIEHANGGTLFLDEIESMPLNLQVKLLRVLQERSVERLGSNTAIPVDCRLVAASKTDLKTASTAGQFRADLYYRLNVVSIDLPPLRQRREDIALLMAQFLQDAATRYQRPAAAMTPADLARWTAHDWPGNVRELKNVADRWALGLPDGLAQPAGATQPAGSLAEQVEAAEKAAIEKALLAADGNVARAAETLKLPKKTLYDKLTRHALVAEDFRRQAQ, encoded by the coding sequence ATGGCTGACTTCCCGGTTTTCCTGGTCGAGGACGACGCCGCCGTGCGCAAAGGCTGCGAACAGGCGCTTTCCATCGCCGACATCCCGGTACGCGCCTTTGCCGATGCCGAGAAGCTGCTCGCCGCGCTGGCCACGGCAACGCCAGCCCTGGTCGTCAGCGACGTCCGCCTGCCCGGCCGCGACGGCCTCACGCTGCTGCGCGAACTTCGCCAGCATGACCGCGAGCTGCCGGTGCTGCTGATGACCGGGCACGGCGACGTCGCCATGGCGGTCGAGGCGATGCGCGAGGGCGCCTACGATTTCATCGAGAAGCCCTTCCCGTCCGAGCGCCTGGTCGCCGCGGTCAGGAGCGCCCTGGAAAAACGCGCCTTGCTGCGCGAAAACCGCCAGCTCAAGGAACGCCTGGGCAGCGGCAGCCAGATCATCGGCCAGTCGCCGGCCATGCAGCAGGTGCGCCAACTGGTCGGCACGCTCGCCCCGACCGGCGTCGACATCCTGATCAACGGCGAAACCGGCTGCGGCAAGGAAGTCGTCGCGCGCGCCATCCACGATGCCAGCGGCCGGCGCGGCCCCTTCGTCGCGATCAACTGCGGTGCGCTGCCGGAAACGGTGTTCGAGAGCGAACTCTTCGGCCACGAGGCGGGCGCCTTCACCGGCGCCGGCAAGCGCCGCATCGGCCGCATCGAGCACGCCAACGGCGGCACGCTGTTCCTCGACGAAATCGAGTCGATGCCGCTCAACCTGCAGGTCAAGCTGCTGCGCGTGCTGCAGGAACGCAGCGTCGAGCGCCTGGGCAGCAACACGGCGATCCCGGTCGATTGCCGCCTGGTCGCGGCGAGCAAAACCGACCTGAAAACGGCGTCGACCGCCGGCCAGTTCCGCGCCGACCTCTATTACCGCCTGAACGTGGTCAGCATCGACCTGCCGCCGCTGCGCCAGCGCCGCGAGGATATCGCGCTGCTCATGGCGCAGTTCCTGCAGGATGCCGCGACGCGCTACCAGCGCCCGGCCGCGGCGATGACGCCGGCCGACCTGGCGCGCTGGACGGCGCATGACTGGCCGGGCAATGTGCGCGAACTGAAGAATGTCGCCGACCGCTGGGCGCTCGGCCTGCCCGACGGTCTGGCGCAGCCGGCCGGTGCGACGCAGCCCGCGGGTTCGCTCGCCGAACAGGTCGAGGCCGCCGAAAAAGCCGCCATCGAAAAGGCCCTGCTGGCGGCCGACGGCAATGTCGCACGCGCCGCCGAAACGCTGAAATTGCCGAAGAAAACCCTGTACGACAAGCTGACGCGGCACGCCCTCGTCGCCGAGGATTTCCGCCGCCAGGCTCAGTAA
- a CDS encoding 5-carboxymethyl-2-hydroxymuconate Delta-isomerase, with protein sequence MPHLTLEYSNNLASFSPALALAALNTAMFDSGLFSEPDIKSRAFALEHFQVGIRPAPRAFAHVRIALLAGRSEAERKELAEAVLAALRSAVDAPTGAEIQLSVETVDLDRGSYAKAVLNG encoded by the coding sequence ATGCCCCATCTGACCCTTGAATACAGCAACAATCTCGCCAGTTTTTCGCCGGCGCTCGCCCTTGCTGCGCTGAATACGGCGATGTTCGATTCCGGCCTGTTCAGCGAGCCCGACATCAAGAGCCGGGCCTTCGCCCTCGAGCATTTCCAAGTCGGCATCCGGCCGGCGCCGCGTGCCTTCGCGCATGTCCGCATCGCATTGCTCGCCGGGCGCAGCGAGGCCGAGCGCAAGGAACTGGCCGAAGCCGTGCTCGCCGCACTGCGCTCAGCGGTCGACGCGCCCACGGGGGCAGAAATCCAGCTCAGCGTCGAGACCGTCGATCTCGACCGCGGCAGCTACGCCAAGGCCGTGCTCAATGGCTGA
- a CDS encoding ABC transporter ATP-binding protein — MSQIIVNNVQKVFKTPGKDVIALKDINLEIKAGEFVCLLGPSGCGKSTLLNAVAGFALPSAGEISVEGKKITGPGPERGMVFQEYALFPWMTVAQNIAFGLQVQKKEKAEIDLTVNQLLDLLHLNDFRDRFPKDLSGGMRQRVAIARVLALDSPIMLMDEPFGALDALTRRNLQDELLRIWEKLGKTILFVTHSIEESIYLADRIVVMTYRPGTVKRDQYVNMPRPRDPASAEFNELKRELGRLVMEEQQRHANDEMKLAAVD; from the coding sequence ATGTCGCAGATCATCGTCAACAACGTACAAAAAGTTTTCAAGACGCCGGGCAAGGATGTCATCGCGCTCAAGGACATCAATCTCGAGATCAAGGCCGGCGAATTCGTCTGCCTGCTCGGCCCCTCGGGCTGCGGCAAGTCGACGCTGCTCAACGCCGTGGCCGGCTTCGCGCTGCCCTCGGCCGGCGAAATCAGCGTCGAAGGCAAGAAGATCACCGGCCCCGGCCCGGAGCGCGGCATGGTCTTCCAGGAATACGCGCTGTTCCCGTGGATGACCGTGGCGCAGAACATCGCCTTCGGCCTGCAGGTGCAGAAAAAGGAAAAGGCCGAGATTGACCTGACCGTGAACCAGCTACTCGACCTGCTGCATCTCAACGACTTCCGCGACCGTTTCCCGAAGGACCTGTCGGGTGGCATGCGCCAGCGCGTCGCGATTGCCCGCGTGCTCGCCCTCGACTCGCCGATCATGCTGATGGACGAGCCCTTCGGCGCGCTTGATGCGCTGACCCGGCGCAACCTGCAGGACGAGCTGCTGCGCATCTGGGAAAAGCTGGGCAAGACCATCCTCTTCGTCACCCACTCGATCGAGGAGTCGATCTACCTGGCCGACCGCATCGTCGTCATGACCTACCGGCCGGGCACGGTCAAGCGCGACCAGTACGTCAACATGCCGCGCCCGCGCGACCCGGCGAGCGCCGAGTTCAACGAACTCAAGCGCGAACTCGGCCGCCTGGTCATGGAAGAGCAGCAGCGCCACGCCAACGACGAAATGAAGCTGGCGGCGGTCGACTGA